The Salvelinus alpinus chromosome 10, SLU_Salpinus.1, whole genome shotgun sequence genome includes the window ATCGATGACTACACACGAAAACATGTCGGAAGTAGCAGGCTACTGTTTGATAAACTGGCTTGCAACGTCTCGTGAAAAATGACTAATTGCAACATCAAACAGtaggctagttagctggctagctaaccgatacaTTCTAAAAGATTTAACGTTACAAAATTGAAAGCTGGCTTGGTAAAAGGTTGCGGGCGAGAAAACATCCGGCGTTGGTTATGCAAATGAATAAATGGGAAAAGAGGGAGTCAATAACTTAAAAAGTTGTTCAAGCAAACTCAGAATCCATTGGTACTCGTACTCAAGTGTGTGAGGCTGGTCGATTATTGGCAGCTCGAGCTGTCGTTTCGGTGAGCAGCATCAGTACACTTGTTGCGGTGATTGCTTGGGGGTGGAGTTTGCTTTCGACCTTCACGGTTTTACtatagttaccacagccacaaagtcaaaattggctatatcgtaaaaatttATAAAATCTaaaattagctttttggtcttaatttaaggttagggttaggcataaggttagcagtgtgattagggttaaagttaggtttaaaatcacacaGACCAGAAATTGTAAAAAGAGTCGGGGTTTATGACATTGTGGTTGTAGTAACTAGTGACTACCCCAAATTCACTCAAACTACGTTTTTCTAAATTTTTGTGGTGGTCTGACCGCAAAAAAACATGACCACGGCAGTAAAGCACGCCCGTTGCGCTCCATTGTAAAAAAAACACCTGTGGATTAATAAATGCGAGCGTCTTCTTCGGACGTCATTTCTGGCACTGACATTTGGCATGCCTTTGAAAAAGTACAGGACCTTCCAGTTGTTTGTAGTATTGCAAAGCTCAGCCTGTTTCCTCATGCCTAAGTGTTTTTATTCATGCCCGCACCCAGAAATGTATATCACATTACACCAGCTGATATATTCTTCACAAATGTGTACCCTACTACTTTGTACATAGGAGTAAATTAAAAGACAGTGAATTGTTTACAGTGTATGACATTTTATTGAAATCAAACAAGATACAAGAACACATGTCACAGGAAATCTGTCATAGTTTGCTGAGTTATCAGAGAGATGATCTTAAATGATAGGCGAAATCAGTTGCAGCATCAAAATATTAGACACAATTGTTTAGTTTATGTTCATATTTGATAACAAACCATTTAAACAATGCTTTTGTCATTGCCTAAAATGACTGTACAGATAGGCTATTAACGTCATGCGAACGACATATTAAAGTCATCTTAACATCATATTAACATATTCAAGTCATATTAACGTCATATTAAAGTCACATTAAAGTCATATGTAACAGGTGGTAATAAAGTATTGTAACTTTCCCATGTTACTTCACTGAGCCATGTGGACCTAACCCCTATTCTGCACCAAAGAGAAGGAACCCAGAGAAGGTTGtatcatcatcttcatcagcaAACAGCCCGTTGAAGAGCTCTCCTCCAGCCACCTGCAGCCACACCTTGTCCCCTTTCTCCAGGTGCAGCACAGCCCCGCCTGCCGCCTGGTCCTCACTGCTCTGATAGTTATCCATGGTGTGGATCACCTTCACCCCGTTTCTCACTAATGCTACTTTTACATTACGGGAGAACACAGTGATGTGGTAGGTAAAGTAGTAGGCCCCAGACACCACGCAGGTGAACCGTCCGGTCTGTGGGTCATAATGGTCCTGCCGGTTGTAAATCACCTTGTCAAACCTGATCGGTGCGTTAGCCGGTGGGAGTTTGGTGTATTCGGTTAGACCCACTGAGAACGCGCTTTTTGGGATGAAGAATgtgtcccccttctctcccttctctcctgtctCGCCCAGATTCCCTCGCTCTCCGCGGTAACCAATGTTGCCTTTGAACCCTGGGGGGCCAAGGTTTCCCTTCGGTCCTGGTCGACCTGGAGTTCCCAAGGGCCCCTGGATGCCTCGGTCCCCCTGGAGCCCAATCTCCCCCTTCTGCCCTTCAGGCCCCAGTGGCCCCAAATCCCCTTTCGGTCCCTGGATTCCTGGTAACCCGAGCTCCCCCTTCTGGCCCTTTAGGCCCATGGGCCCTGAGACTCCTTGGGGCCCCATCTTCCCCGGTGGCCCCTTCTCTCCATTCTCACCCCGTCTGCCCTTAATTCCTGCCAGACCAGCTGTACCTGCAAATGCAAGGATAAAGGAATTGTGTTTATATTGTCTATCAGAGAAAGCCAGTAGTGATAAATGTACAAAATATTTTTGATTATAAAATACAGTATTACCCAGCTCCCCTTTGTCTCCTTTGGAGCCACTCTGTCCAGTTGGTCCAGTGATGCCAATTTCACCTTTAATGAATAAAGAACTTTCAAAAACATTAGCATGGACCAGAAATGCTGGTTTCTATTGAGACCTATCTAACTGAGGAGGTTGTGCCTTTGTCTTACCTCGATCACCCTTGTCACCTCTGAACCCATCTCGTCCATCTCGGCCTGGCATTCCATTGTGGCCTGGGTCTCCTGGTATTCCTGGATGTCCACTAACACATTCATTCTTCTTGGGTTCTTCCAGTGCTATGCATCTCACAACCAGCAgaaggagcaagagagagacccTGAGTTTGACCCACACCATTGTCCCTCAAGAGCCAATGCTTCACAGCAGCCCCGTTGAGTATTCTCAGCACTAGATGCACAATACAGAAGAGGCTAATCCAGCTCAACACATGAAGTtcaatacacactcacacacatatacattcacagacacatgcatacaaactgAGCGCAGGAGAATGAACACAGCTAAATGTTTGTAGAGCCAAGACACCGAAGAAGGCCACACAAACCTTACCAAGAACTTGAAAGGTGATGTCACCACCATGCCAACTGCCAAGCCAGGCATCCCATTGGTTCGACAAGGATAATGGCTATTTTAGGTTACTTATTCTGTGTCCAGCCCTCTCCCCGTTCCACATCACCTGTCCCCTTCTAGAATATTCCCCATTCTCTGGCAGGGTAATGATCAGCTTGGACTGTGCTGGGCATACAGTATCTGTTACCATAGGGATGGTAGCAAGGCAACAAAATGGTGGTATTCTGTGTTGCTTCCCTGTAGCAGTACATGCAGGatttatttcattttaaatagtttaattacatttgttATTTTAACCCCCTTTTTCGTCATATCCAATTACGATCGTCTCATCGTTGCACCTCCCCAAccggctcgggagaggcgaagatggagtcatgcgtcctccaaaacatgacccgccaaaccgcactCCTTAACACcagcccgcttaacccggaagccagccacaccaatgtgttcgGAGGGAACACCGTTCAACTggcaaccgaagtcagcttgcaggcgcccggcccgccacaaggagtcgctagagcacgatgagccaagtaaagccaccGAGGCCATAACCCTCCCCTAATCCGTAcgaggctgggccaattgtgccccgccctaTGAGATTCCAGGCGACTCCTGGTTGTGACACCGCCTGGGATCGAACCTTGGTCTGTAGTGatacctcaagcactgcgatgcagtgccttagaccactacgcCACTTGGGAGGCAATACATGCAGGATTTCAATGCTGGCCTGTATGGTGGCTGTCTAGCTCCTCCCGATTGAGATCTTAAAACTAAAAGGTTAAGGTGGTATCAGGGATAAAGAGTAAGATGGTTTTCAGATGCCTAATTTTTCTTCAATGATTTCATTTTGAATGTCAATGTATGATAAAATGTCCCTTAGTTAGCAACTGAAATCATTAGCAACAGAACACAAGACAAGGGACACTCGGGATGGGGAGATGTTAACGTATGTGTGTTTATCTTCTGCATCTGAAACATCAACATCAGCAATATTGTTAAATGCTTGACCCCATAAATTACACCATTGCCATCAACTCTGACCTTTCCGGTTAGTGTTCTAGAACCTACACACCCATCCCTAACCCCAATGGAATGCCTAGGAGGAGTGTTTGTTTTAAGCAACATTATCTTCACAGATAGCATTCCTTAGAAGTCTGGTACTTCTCTGATGATGGAAATCCATTGGAAAAGATATTAGACAACCAAATATAAAGACGTCTAAGAGCGATGACTTTAGTATAGTTCACAGATCAGAAAAATAGATTTTTCCAGAATCAGTTTTTATCCATGGATTTGTCATATTCTCTACACACAAGATTTCAGATATAAACATAATTCTTAATGTAAATATGACAaattatattaaaaaatatataaacaagcATTATCAGGCCAGGAACAGAATGATCCTTGTGTCACTTTCATACAAGATGGCTCtttaacagtggtgtaaagtacttaagtaaaaatacttcaatGTACTACTTAAttcattttttggggtatctgtactttactttagatattttggacaacttttacttttaccaaaagtactcgttacattttgaatacttagcaggaaaggaaaatggtccaattcacgtacttatcccctactgcctctgatctggcggactcattaaacacacatgctttgttgtaaattatgtctgagtgttggagtgtgcccctgtctatccgtaaattaaaaaaaacagaaaatggTGCCTTCTGGTTTGTTTAaataataaggaatttgaaatgatttatacttttacttttgatacttaagtatattttagcaattacatttacttttgatacttaagtgtacTTAAAACCaattacttttagacttttactcaagtagtatttcatTGGGTGAATTTCACTATTActggagtcattttctattaaggtatctttacttttactcatgtatgacaattaagtaatttttccaccactgctcttcAACAATCATGGGATTGGCTGAAACACACATGGACACATCCAGTACATACATTATAATTACACATATGTTATAAATGCACAGCACAGAATGTTAGTCAAAAAACAGAACTGAATACATGCCTTTGAATTCCTCTGCATTATGGTGGGTGACATTTCTTATATAAGGCATAGTTTAATGTCTGTTTGCTGTATTAACCAGGCACAACGTGATGGTCATTTGGTTACAGCAGTTACTGCAAAGTCTTCACATAATTAACACAAGACAGCAGAGGCATCGTCGCTCATCGAGTTCCATTCGGTTATACATGAAACATCTCATGAGGTATAGCAAACCCTCCATGCCTATACAATGACTCAGACACACTTACTgtatatacaaacaaacaaataaagcGTTAAATAATTAAAATATGTAACATACTATAACATGGTCTTGCTGTTATATTTGGTAGTAGTGTAAAATACTATTTGCTTGTTTTGTAGAAGGACAACTCCAATCTTGGGTTCTCTGTATCGACTGAATTACTAAGACTTCATCCACTGAAGTGAATGGCTAGCAGGACCATATGGATGGAGAGAGCAGGACTATATGGATGGAGAGAGCAGGACTGTATGGATGGAGAGAGCAGGACTGTATGGATGGAGAGAGCAGGACCATATGGATGGAGAGAGCAGGACTATATGGATGGAGAGAGCAGGACTATATGGATGGAGAGAGCAGGACTATATGGATGGAGAGAGCAGGACTATATGGATGGAGAGAGCAGGACTATATGGATGGAGAGAGCAGGACTATATGGATGGAGAGAGCAGGACTGTATGGATGGAGAGAGCAGGACCATATGGATGGAGAGAGCAGGACTATATGGATGGAGAGAGCAGGACTGCATGGATGGAGAGAGCAGGACCAAGGAGGACTGGAGAGTGGGTGTGGGGTAAGCAGAAACTACTGAGGTCTGTAGGAATGGTGTGGTTGGGGTATATAGAGCACCCTTTTTGGGTGTTGGGGACGAACATtagaaatgtgtgtatgtgtgtgtgtgtatgtatgtatgtatgtatgtatgtatgtatgtatgaatgaATGGCTGGTGTTGCTGTGGAAGGGGGAAAAGGGGTTGGGTCATTTCATGAGGTTCAGGGAGTGTGGTGGAGCTCTCTTCTGGAGGTCCAGTAACTGGAGTACACCGCCAGGCTAAGGGAGTGGCTGGCAGCTGGCTGAGCAGCTGGCTGGTGTCTCTACATGATCTGGCGGTGCGATCCGTAGCCCGTCATGCCAGACTGCGAGGCCCCACGGTTGCTGCCCATCTGTAGACCAATCAGACTCTGGCCCTGACGAAGCTGGTCCTCAGAGAACTCCCGCCGGTAACCCTGAGCTTTCCTTCACAGACCAGGACAAACAGGAGAGTTGAGATGTAGAACAACACTCACACAACAAGGGGGTCGTGGCCAGTCCTTACCTGTGGAACCAGCCTCGGTCGCCACGGTAATGTCCGTCGTCCTTGGTGAGGGCAACACTTCCTAGGGCCATCAAGGTTCTCTGCACCGCAGCCATGTCCTGCCCTGTAACCATAACAGAACAGAACCTCACAAGCACTGGACCCCATCCAGACAGCAAAGAACAGGCAGGGCATCAAATAGACAAACAGGTTCCAAATAAAACCAACTGCAAACACAGCTACATCTTGAGTAATGTGTCAAAAAATATTTGAAATGTTTCCATGGAGTATGTATGATCTGGATAGTGGACTATAACAGTGGTGTGTACTCATGGATGCCAAGGTAAGCCAGACTTCCCCAAAAAATTaccaagaaaaaaagaaaataatgtatcttCCAACTCTCatcattttccttcaattcgcaaaaggctgaatgtatctcaccggagaaagcatcagagtgaaacagctcccctctgtctctgtaggtttaggccatctatctgatgctgtgtggccaaaaagagtatgatATTGTTGCCACCCGTAGCATTGAATAAAAGGGAAGCCAACGatcatttggcctcccttgataaaaaaagtaTACTatattagccaatcagcattgagctagaCTGAGTGAGtccaactgtgaatggtcctggtgcaccccctccccccaaaaaaagtgtcaagggaaacCAGTTTGGacttggcttcacaccaatcacatttATAGCCAAATATCATTGACAgaactttttttaaattgttgcatctcattgtgttgttgtcctccagtggctagctagctaggtaaaatggtccctttcctaaattagccatgtggttttacttaattctccatactggccaatgattataacggcgattctgatccaaccataaattcatacattgtgcacTGGCCTGAGAAAATGGAAGTTCAATCTGTATCTAGATGTAGTatactaatgttaactagctgccTAATctttgcccatgaaaggaagttaggctagcaaacTAGCATTTTagtcaggtagcctaggacaacaaaactaaaagcatgtactgtatgacagagtgatagaccgtttctcaacatgaaagagaggagaatggcattggcatttctctacaagtaaGGTGGGTCAACATATTTTTtctactctcacacacacagaaattaGTACCATGTACAGCCAAATGatatttagcttatgttgattggactaaattgtttttggtatcctTTAGTTGTCACTgaattagactaagcagaggtgatgtGATGCTGTTGAAATGTTGTAGAAATGGTGCTGGAAAAGTGGAGGAaactcctgttttctttgcgacttacTGTAACTCTggtgttctaaatcaatagttgttcagTAGTCTGAGAATGTCGGAAACTTTagcttgcttgaccatgctgtaggtcatgtaactgtttcattcaatatgctttgtggacttcaccagacagaggttactctccggttttgtgatgaaacagaggtgtggttgaatttattctgccactgtgtcttcttattgtctcggcctttaggcctatatatcacagtgtcaaggcatatgaactaacaggttacagagcaaacaatgcaattatcacaacaacTATGGTTGTAATATGCTTTGGTTTTTTGACTTggtttccccagtgattttacacaCGTACCCCTGCTGGACTATAAAGACTTGTAAATTCAATGTGAGTATTGATGGTCATGTACAGGCAGACAGAGCTCAGCAGAGACGCAAGTGTGAGACTCTGCGTCATTGGAGAAGCATATCAACGTCGCCGGATTTATGGAGACTTTATATGTGCCCGTGAACGTGCAGCCCACCTTCCCACAGGTCCACGGTCTGGAAGATGTCTGTGGTGATTACTCCGTAGGCCTCGGCAGCCTGCAGGAACTGGGAGATCTTCTCCATCTGCTTAAAGGCCATCTGGGTCTCCAGAATCTTCTTGATGGGCTCATTACCACGCGGGTACAGGCTATTGATGAGCCTACACAGaatctacagggaggaggagagaacggaGTAAGGGGAATACAGATACATGGATAAAGAAGAGAAGAAGTAGAGGGAGAAAGGAAGAGATTGATCaatgaaaagagggagagagaaacaaagaaaaaggcagaggagaggagagcatacATTGATGTCATTGTTAGGTTATATAAGCGATCAATTATACATCACTGACCGCTGTCCAGTCAATCAGTGAATCTTATTGAGCTTATTCATTCTCATGCATACTCACTGTTCCATCCATCAGCCAGGTCTGGAAGTTCTGTCTGCCTGGCTGTGGTCTCTCCAGGTTCCCCCCACACTGAGCTACGATCCATTCCACCAGCCGGGCCTCCAGGTCCAGATCATACTTCAGCTCTATCTTCTCCTGCACCTCCTTGCTCAGCCCGTAACTGGGTCCCCTGTTAGCCATGGCTCCTCCTGTCCTGCTcacccaaacagacagacagacaggccagacAGACACCCACTGACCAGTCGTCTGCAGCTCCACTGACCAACACCCTGGAGCAGTCACAGCACTGGCAGCCTGCACCTGCTACACAAAGGCAATACATCATGTAGAAAATGGAACGTTGTCAAGCACTGTTAAAGCAATGCTACTGTATTAACATCCAATTCCTGACATCAGAACAATAACTAATGCAAAGTAGTCACATTCTTCAAGGTGCATTATAAGGGACaacatttctttttattttgatCATTAGCTACATCACCTGTTGTTTACGTGATTTACTTTTCTTTCCTCTGCTTTCTCCCTAATGGCCCTTGTGTCCCTTACAGCACAGACACTAAGCACATCCCCCCAGATTGCTAGCCTAAATGGGTGTGGTCCTTGGCACCCGTCCCACGCACATTCTAATGAGGTAGCCTATGGTAGCCGAGACTGTGGGCGTGCTGAGCATAACATCGAAAAGCAATCGCATTGCATTGATTGTGTAGCCTACCATGAATgcgaaaatgttttttttttttttttcacccgcCCAAAAAACGTATGAATTAGGAAGTCGGATTATGAATTTCAATCATGCACTTTGTAGGAAAAGTATAAGATTTGTAAAAAAAACCTAACGCAAGTTTTCCGAATATCTCCTAGATCATTTAAAAAAACGAGCAATTCCGTTTAATTATTAATGcacacaaaaaataataataatgcgcTGCTTAAATAATAATTTAGACGAATAAAAACTCCGGGCACACTTActggaagaaagaggagagaacgTTCGTCTGGTAGGTGATGTGTGGTTAATTCCGCTGAGCTGGTCAGCGCAGAGGATGCTGAACCCGCGACGCATGCGTGGATGAGGCTCTGGACTCAGTGTCCGGGAGTGGCACGCCACCGGTTTTATATGTGCGGCGCCAAGAGGAGGATCCCTCTAGATCTCTGATACAAAATGCGACAGGCCAGCGGGAAGAAGAGGAGATGGCAAAGCAAGACAAGGCAAGCCTACGATCAGCTTTAAGGCTATGTGGGCTGACCATCATTATCATAAagtccagtggcgattttagcatgacaatcttggtggggcaaagtCACCCAATTTGATTTAGAttcatgccagcaaagccattaAACACCATGCCAGCAAAgctaacacaacactaaacaattcAATAATTGCAcgataacggtgacaaacggtgcccacaaactgttaaggcctacataaagctgttccAACAGCAGAATCCCAACATCTCACCACTGCCTACACCTGGCTGTCAGCAGAGCCTTGTTTGCCAGCAAagcagttcattcagcctcatttactgccttaaaaaacatagctgatatggctgacttgcttaaataaaatgtgatttctattgacaattgagatgtacaaactatggcataagaggATGACGAGTGGATAAGAGGCGATCCGTAATTTCGTTTAAGATATTAATGAGCGAACTAGGACGGACACagttaatatacagttgaagtcggaagtttacatacacttaggttggagtcattaaaactagtttttcaaccactccacacatttcttgttaacaaactatagttttgacaagtcggttaggacatctactttgcgcatgacaagtaattttcccaacaattgtttacagattatttcacttataattcactaaattgactgtgcctttaaacagcttggaaaattctagaaaattgtcatggctttagaagcttctgataggctaattgacataatttgagtcaattggaggtgtacatgtatttcaaggcctaccttcaaactcagtgcctctttgcttaacatcatgggaaaatcaaaagaaatcagccaagacctcagaaaaaaattggacacatccacaagtctggttcatccttgggagcaattcccaaacgccttcaggtaccacgttcatctgtacaaacaataataagcaagtataacaccatgggaccatgcagccgtcataccgctcaggaaggagacgggttctgtctcctagaggtgaacgcacttttgtgcgaaaagtccaaatcaatcccagaacaacagaaaaggaccttgtgaagatgctggaggaaacaggtacaaaagtctgACGTTATGTCCCCATGAgtaacagaacactgagccaatcacggcgcaactagagaacattaccaacccctacgctctgtatttcccgctggctgccccaccaccacagaaagcactgagctaggctgaaacacctacatgttggagctgccttactcaagaaagcaaaaaagaggccatgtttgtatgcggctttattattatatatttttttacattgtttgcaaactgatatgtgacacgtaataatgctaaaataacatgcaaaacaggcaacaaaaaaagtgttattttttagctaaacaggtgggcctcaaaacaggtggggctccaCCTGCCATGAATGACGGGTCGGCACTAATCATGCCCATGGACAATatctaaaaggcacatgacaaaaATGTTTACTACTCATTGTTGATGTATTTGGCCTTACTACTCTCACACTGGATTGGAGCCCAGACTCACAATTTATAGAAACAGATAAATAAAACCACGTTTTCACCTACCTTAAATGTATCTG containing:
- the LOC139531653 gene encoding transgelin-3-like, which gives rise to MANRGPSYGLSKEVQEKIELKYDLDLEARLVEWIVAQCGGNLERPQPGRQNFQTWLMDGTILCRLINSLYPRGNEPIKKILETQMAFKQMEKISQFLQAAEAYGVITTDIFQTVDLWEGQDMAAVQRTLMALGSVALTKDDGHYRGDRGWFHRKAQGYRREFSEDQLRQGQSLIGLQMGSNRGASQSGMTGYGSHRQIM
- the LOC139531652 gene encoding complement C1q and tumor necrosis factor-related protein 9A-like, yielding MVWVKLRVSLLLLLLVVRCIALEEPKKNECVSGHPGIPGDPGHNGMPGRDGRDGFRGDKGDRGEIGITGPTGQSGSKGDKGELGTAGLAGIKGRRGENGEKGPPGKMGPQGVSGPMGLKGQKGELGLPGIQGPKGDLGPLGPEGQKGEIGLQGDRGIQGPLGTPGRPGPKGNLGPPGFKGNIGYRGERGNLGETGEKGEKGDTFFIPKSAFSVGLTEYTKLPPANAPIRFDKVIYNRQDHYDPQTGRFTCVVSGAYYFTYHITVFSRNVKVALVRNGVKVIHTMDNYQSSEDQAAGGAVLHLEKGDKVWLQVAGGELFNGLFADEDDDTTFSGFLLFGAE